The following are encoded together in the Adhaeribacter arboris genome:
- a CDS encoding HlyD family secretion protein, protein METEIVVEKKKKKKSKKVIPIILGLVLLGGAIFGIREYIYFSKHVDTDDAQIDGDISPVVARVGGYVEEINFEENQPVKQGQVVVKLDDRDLRIRLEQAEAARRGTTANVNVSQAQITATAANLSTARANIEAAQARLWKATQDYKRYANLIQDGSITQQQFDQAKAERDAAEANLDAAKGQYRAANQQVGTTRSQLAATSTGIEQRQADIDFAKLQLSYAQITAPASGIASKKNVQKGQLVQPGQSLFSIVNENSLYVTANFKETQLEKLRSGQKVNIEVDAFPEEKVVGEIYNFSPATGAKFSLLPPDNATGNFVKVVQRVPVKIKLNVRKEIMERLRPGMSVRVSVITQK, encoded by the coding sequence ATGGAGACAGAAATAGTAGTCGAAAAAAAGAAAAAAAAGAAATCGAAAAAAGTAATTCCTATAATTCTGGGACTTGTTTTACTAGGTGGAGCTATATTCGGTATTAGGGAATATATTTATTTCAGTAAACACGTGGATACCGACGATGCTCAAATTGATGGGGATATTAGTCCGGTGGTGGCCCGGGTAGGAGGGTACGTAGAGGAAATTAACTTTGAAGAAAACCAGCCGGTTAAACAAGGCCAAGTGGTAGTGAAATTGGATGACCGCGATTTACGTATCCGATTAGAACAAGCCGAGGCTGCCCGCCGGGGAACTACTGCGAACGTAAATGTATCACAGGCCCAAATTACTGCGACAGCCGCTAATTTATCTACCGCTAGAGCCAATATTGAAGCAGCTCAAGCCCGACTCTGGAAAGCTACTCAGGATTATAAGCGATACGCTAATTTAATTCAGGATGGTTCTATTACGCAACAACAGTTTGACCAGGCGAAGGCAGAACGCGATGCCGCCGAAGCAAACTTAGATGCAGCAAAAGGCCAGTACCGGGCAGCAAACCAACAGGTTGGTACCACTCGTTCGCAGCTCGCAGCTACTTCCACTGGAATTGAACAGCGTCAGGCGGATATTGATTTTGCAAAACTGCAATTATCGTATGCTCAGATTACGGCTCCGGCTAGTGGCATTGCTTCTAAAAAGAATGTGCAAAAAGGTCAATTAGTCCAGCCCGGTCAAAGCTTATTCTCCATTGTAAACGAAAATAGTTTGTACGTTACGGCTAATTTTAAAGAAACGCAATTAGAGAAATTACGGTCCGGCCAAAAAGTAAATATCGAAGTAGATGCTTTTCCCGAGGAAAAAGTAGTAGGTGAAATTTACAATTTTTCGCCGGCTACAGGGGCTAAGTTCTCGTTATTGCCGCCGGATAATGCCACCGGTAACTTTGTGAAGGTGGTGCAACGGGTACCCGTAAAAATCAAACTGAATGTTCGTAAAGAGATTATGGAGCGTTTACGGCCAGGAATGAGCGTACGAGTTTCGGTTATTACCCAAAAATAG
- a CDS encoding DHA2 family efflux MFS transporter permease subunit, with protein sequence MAETGLKKWVITITVITASLLELIDTTIVNVSIPQMQGNLGATLEDIAWITTGYGVANVIILPMSGWLGGYFGRKNYFLGSIILFTIASFLCGNATTLEELIAFRILQGLAGGGLISTAQAILLETWPPEQVGTATALFGLGAVVGPTVGPTIGGYITDNFSWPWIFYVNIPVGAIAAFATYTFVRETPREGKGNPIDWWGIALLALAVGSLQTVLEKGESEDWFAAPYIIVLTVTSVIGGILFVWREKVTKHPIVNFKIMRHRSFSVGMFTSFVLGLGLYGSMFVFPVFCQSLLGFTAQQTGELLLPGGLFTIFMMPFVGKMLQRGVPAQFMATVGMLLFFIFSQMLIKSTLVSGTHDFFWPLAIRGVGMALLFVPLTTLAIQDLKGKELGQGTGLNNMMRQLGGSFGIALLTTLIHVRSGMHRNDLLVNINEYNPAFLQRFQGLMQNFISKGYSMLDAKTAAYRAIEGTVMKQTMLLSYTDAYWISGMIMLCSIPLLYLQKFKKNVKLPVDAH encoded by the coding sequence ATGGCTGAAACAGGATTAAAAAAATGGGTTATTACCATCACGGTTATTACTGCCTCTTTACTGGAGCTGATTGATACCACTATTGTAAACGTATCCATTCCGCAAATGCAAGGTAATTTAGGCGCTACCCTGGAAGATATTGCCTGGATTACTACGGGTTACGGGGTAGCCAACGTAATTATTTTGCCTATGTCGGGCTGGTTAGGAGGTTATTTTGGGCGCAAAAATTATTTTTTAGGTTCTATAATTCTTTTTACTATTGCCTCTTTTCTGTGCGGCAATGCTACTACCCTCGAAGAGTTAATTGCCTTTCGTATTTTGCAAGGTTTAGCGGGCGGTGGTTTAATTTCTACGGCCCAAGCCATATTACTCGAAACCTGGCCTCCTGAACAAGTTGGTACCGCTACTGCCTTATTCGGTTTGGGAGCCGTAGTAGGTCCAACCGTTGGTCCTACGATAGGAGGATATATTACCGATAATTTTTCCTGGCCCTGGATTTTTTACGTGAATATACCTGTAGGAGCTATTGCCGCTTTTGCCACGTATACCTTTGTGCGCGAAACTCCGCGCGAAGGCAAAGGAAACCCAATTGATTGGTGGGGTATTGCTTTACTAGCGCTGGCAGTGGGTAGTTTACAAACTGTTCTCGAAAAAGGGGAATCGGAAGACTGGTTTGCGGCACCTTATATTATTGTTTTAACCGTTACCTCGGTAATTGGTGGCATATTATTCGTTTGGCGCGAGAAAGTTACGAAGCACCCCATCGTAAATTTTAAAATTATGCGGCACCGGAGTTTTAGCGTGGGTATGTTTACTTCGTTTGTGCTAGGCTTAGGTTTATATGGGTCGATGTTCGTGTTCCCGGTTTTTTGTCAGAGTTTATTAGGATTTACGGCCCAGCAAACGGGTGAATTGTTATTGCCCGGTGGTTTATTTACTATTTTCATGATGCCATTTGTGGGAAAAATGCTGCAGCGCGGAGTACCGGCCCAGTTTATGGCAACAGTGGGTATGTTATTGTTTTTTATCTTCTCGCAAATGCTTATTAAATCCACCCTGGTTTCCGGCACGCATGATTTTTTCTGGCCTTTAGCTATTCGGGGAGTAGGAATGGCCTTGTTATTTGTGCCACTCACCACCTTAGCCATTCAGGATTTAAAAGGTAAGGAATTAGGGCAAGGTACTGGTTTAAATAATATGATGCGGCAATTGGGCGGTTCGTTTGGTATTGCTTTGCTTACTACCTTAATTCACGTGCGCTCGGGCATGCACCGCAATGATTTGCTGGTAAATATAAATGAATATAACCCGGCTTTTTTGCAGCGATTCCAAGGCTTAATGCAAAATTTCATTTCTAAAGGCTATAGCATGCTGGATGCAAAAACGGCGGCTTATCGCGCCATTGAAGGCACGGTAATGAAACAAACTATGCTTTTATCTTATACGGATGCTTACTGGATATCTGGTATGATTATGCTATGCTCGATTCCCTTACTTTATCTGCAGAAGTTTAAGAAAAACGTGAAATTACCCGTTGATGCGCATTAA